In Dasypus novemcinctus isolate mDasNov1 chromosome 10, mDasNov1.1.hap2, whole genome shotgun sequence, one DNA window encodes the following:
- the LOC101440810 gene encoding olfactory receptor 8H1-like — translation MAMESRNYTNGPDFILLGLTESEEIPQFLFILFLLIYLITMLGNAGMILLIRLDHQLHTPMYFFLSHLSFLDLSYSTVIIPNTLENLLTSNKYISFSDCFTQMFFFVFLVVTEFFFLSSMAYDRYVAICNPLHYHVVMSRRLCYAFITVSYMIGFSQSLAIVLCISSLHFCKSHVVYHFFCDTTPVLALSCTDTRGTEIMIIILAFINIMGSLSTITVSYVSILSNILKMNSTSGKRKAFSTCASHLVGVTIFYSTMIFTYLKPKNSYSLGRDQVASVFYTMVIPMLNPLIYSLRNKEVKNALIRVMQKRENSRQF, via the coding sequence ATGGCTATGGAAAGTAGGAATTACACAAATGGACCTGATTTCATTCTACTTGGATTGACAGAATCTGAAGAGATCCCGCAATTCCTCTTTATATTATTTCTCCTGATATACTTGATTACTATGCTGGGGAATGCAGGTATGATATTGCTCATTCGCCTGGATCACCAGCTTCAcacacccatgtattttttcctcagtCACCTTTCATTCCTTGACCTCAGTTACTCAACAGTAATCATACCTAACACTTTAGAGAACTTACTGACTTCCaacaaatatatttcattcaGTGACTGCTTTACCcagatgtttttctttgtcttcttggtTGTCACtgagtttttctttctctcttccatggcctatgaccgctatgtagcTATCTGTAATCCTCTGCACTACCACGTTGTTATGTCCAGGCGACTCTGCTATGCCTTTATCACTGTGTCCTATATGATTGGCTTTAGTCAATCATTAGCTATtgttctttgcatcagcagttTGCATTTCTGTAAATCCCATGTAGtctatcactttttctgtgacacAACCCCAGTTTTAGCCCTGTCCTGCACTGACACTCGTGGTACTGAAATCATGATAATCATTCTTGCTTTTATAAACATAATGGGGTCTCTTAGCACAATCACTGTTTCCTATGTGTCCATTCTGTCTAATATCCTAAAAATGAATTCCACTTCAGGAAAGCGCAAAGCCTTCTCTACTTGTGCCTCCCACCTCGTGGGAGTAACCATCTTTTACAGCACCatgatttttacttatttaaaaccaaagaatTCCTACTCCTTGGGAAGGGATCAAGTGGCCTCTGTGTTTTATACTATGGTAATCCCCATGCTGAATCCACTCAtttatagtcttagaaacaaagaagtgaaaaatgcTCTTATTAGAGTTATGcagaagagagagaactccaggCAATTTTAG